A region of Salvelinus alpinus chromosome 6, SLU_Salpinus.1, whole genome shotgun sequence DNA encodes the following proteins:
- the LOC139579450 gene encoding annexin A5-like, with the protein MTPPILYDVTSLRNAIKGAGTDEKVLIEILSSRTTQQIKDITAAYRQEYDADLEEDVTGDTSGHFRRLLVILLQASRQQGVQEGNIETDAQTLFSAGEKNYGTDEDQFITILGNRSAEHLRRVFAAYMKLAGYEMEESVQRETSGGLRDLLLAVVKCARSVPAYFADTLYYSMSGAGTDDQTLIRVMVSRSEVDMLDIRADYRRLFTKSLHSAIQGDTSGDCRKALLLLCGGDDA; encoded by the exons ATGACTCCGCCCATCCTTTACGATGTGACATCACTACGGAACGCCATCAAG GGGGCGGGGACCGATGAGAAGGTGCTGATTGAGATCCTGTCTTCTAGAACGACCCAGCAGATTAAGGACATCACTGCTGCCTACCGccagg agtaTGATGCAGACCTGGAGGAGGATGTAACAGGAGACACGTCAGGCCACTTCAGGAGACTGCTGGTCATCCTGCTACAg gccagcagacagcagggggtacaggaggggaaCATAGAGACTGACGCACAG actttgTTCTCTGCAGGAGAGAAGAATTATGGGACCGATGAAGACCAGTTCATCACCATCCTGGGGAACAGGAGCgctgaacacctgaggagag tgtttgCTGCGTACATGAAGCTGGCGGGGTATGAGATGGAAGAGAGTGTTCAGAGAGAGACTTCTGGAGGACTGAGAGACCTGCTACTGGCTGTGG TAAAGTGTGCTAGAAGCGTCCCAGCCTACTTTGCAGACACTCTGTACTATTCGATGTCG ggtgcAGGAACTGACGACCAGACCTTAATCAGAGTGATGGTGAGTCGTAGTGAGGTGGACATGTTGGATATCAGAGCTGATTACAGACGCCTCTTCACCAAGTCTCTGCACTCTGCTATACAG ggtgaTACCTCTGGTGACTGCCGTAAGGCCCTCCTCCTGCTCTGTGGTGGCGACGATGCGTAA